The Bifidobacterium eulemuris genome includes a window with the following:
- a CDS encoding MalY/PatB family protein: MYDFDTILERHGSSSAKWHQIVEEMGHGNEDVVPLSVADMEFKPAPEIVEAIVEAATHDVFGYDYATDDYFAAFTGWMARRHNLAVDPDAVRLSDGVMPAINTVLRAVTHPGDKVIIQRPVYYPFTFACERNGLTILDNTLRLSDEGRYEMDFDDLEAKAADPRCTAILLCNPHNPVGRVWTADELRRVGDICLEHGVTVLCDDIHADFAHPGHRTVMFSSLGERYANNAFEFTAPTKTFNLAGLLCSNAIIPNPELRRRFDVAAENIGGLTVSHFGLVACQAAYNHAEPWLDELMVVLQRNLGVIRDFAARTDGIRLIEPEGTYLAWLDCRGLGFETPEAQCEFLRGKARVFLDEGSMFGQCGDYFERVNLACPTALLERVLDRWGKALSER; the protein is encoded by the coding sequence GTGTACGACTTCGATACCATCCTGGAACGCCACGGCTCCTCATCCGCCAAATGGCATCAGATCGTGGAGGAGATGGGGCACGGCAACGAGGACGTGGTGCCGCTGTCCGTGGCGGATATGGAGTTCAAGCCCGCTCCCGAAATCGTCGAGGCCATCGTCGAGGCGGCCACGCATGACGTGTTCGGCTACGATTACGCGACCGACGACTATTTCGCCGCGTTCACCGGCTGGATGGCCCGCCGCCACAACCTCGCCGTTGACCCGGACGCCGTGCGCCTGTCCGACGGCGTGATGCCCGCAATCAACACCGTCCTGCGCGCCGTCACCCATCCGGGAGACAAAGTCATCATCCAACGCCCGGTCTACTATCCCTTCACTTTCGCCTGCGAACGCAACGGTCTGACCATTCTCGACAACACACTGCGCCTAAGCGACGAAGGCCGCTACGAGATGGACTTCGACGATCTCGAAGCCAAGGCCGCCGACCCGCGCTGCACCGCGATTCTGCTGTGCAATCCGCACAATCCCGTCGGCCGCGTATGGACCGCCGACGAGCTCAGGCGCGTGGGCGACATCTGCCTGGAACACGGTGTGACCGTGCTGTGCGACGACATCCACGCCGACTTCGCCCACCCGGGGCATCGCACCGTCATGTTCTCATCATTGGGGGAGCGGTACGCGAACAACGCGTTCGAATTCACCGCGCCGACCAAAACCTTCAATCTAGCCGGTCTGCTGTGCTCGAACGCGATCATTCCGAACCCCGAGCTGCGCCGCCGCTTCGACGTGGCCGCCGAGAACATCGGCGGGCTGACCGTCAGCCATTTCGGTCTGGTCGCCTGCCAGGCCGCCTACAACCACGCCGAGCCATGGCTGGACGAGCTGATGGTCGTGCTGCAGCGCAACCTCGGCGTGATCCGCGATTTCGCGGCACGCACCGACGGCATCCGTCTGATCGAACCCGAAGGCACGTATCTGGCCTGGCTCGACTGCCGCGGACTCGGATTCGAAACCCCCGAGGCGCAATGCGAGTTCCTGCGCGGCAAGGCCCGTGTGTTCCTCGACGAAGGCTCGATGTTCGGCCAATGCGGCGACTATTTCGAGCGGGTGAACCTCGCATGCCCCACCGCGCTGCTGGAGCGGGTGCTTGACCGGTGGGGCAAGGCCCTGTCCGAACGCTGA
- a CDS encoding Na+/H+ antiporter NhaA: MTGTPSMWERIRRVAASDRISGLIMLGFALAGLVLANLPWTAHLFETISETQLAIPYTNIDLPLGHWAQDGLLTIFFLMVGLDLKQELTTGSLSNPKAAAVPMLCAVGGMLVPPILFLSVTALYSRFAPPGPGLEQIANGSVFSFSDIAQGWAVPTATDIAFSLAVLALFAKALPGSIRAFLMTLATVDDLLAIILIAVFFSSLNDWYWFLGIVVCAVVWALLVRMRRVPWIAVGCVGILAWVMMFEAGVHPTLAGVLVGLLTPSREMYGEASPRAERYHDKLQPFSSLLALPIFALFATGVHFDALTPALMVSPVVVGIIVALVVGKPLGIMITAWVTTHIGGLSLPRGLRVRDLLPASCACGIGFTVSFLIASLAYTDAELSAEARFGVLMASLIAAAISGVLLHRQSQRYEAEQASETEGKRSLEAMSEQVTTLSDGTQSVTIEAFTQEQLAQIKARKLREKIRQRRHDDRT; the protein is encoded by the coding sequence ATGACAGGCACCCCGAGCATGTGGGAAAGGATCCGGCGCGTAGCCGCCTCCGACCGCATATCAGGCCTGATCATGCTGGGATTCGCCCTCGCCGGTCTGGTGCTCGCCAACCTGCCGTGGACCGCGCACCTGTTCGAGACGATTTCGGAGACGCAACTGGCGATTCCGTACACGAATATCGACCTGCCGCTCGGCCATTGGGCGCAGGACGGTCTGCTCACCATCTTCTTCCTGATGGTCGGCCTGGACCTGAAGCAGGAACTCACCACCGGATCGCTGTCCAATCCCAAAGCCGCCGCCGTGCCCATGCTGTGCGCCGTGGGCGGCATGCTGGTGCCTCCGATCCTGTTTTTGTCGGTGACCGCCCTGTATTCGCGGTTCGCGCCGCCCGGGCCCGGACTGGAGCAGATCGCCAACGGCTCCGTGTTCTCATTCAGCGACATCGCGCAAGGGTGGGCCGTTCCCACCGCCACGGATATCGCCTTCTCGCTTGCGGTGCTGGCATTGTTCGCCAAAGCGCTGCCGGGCTCGATTCGCGCGTTTTTGATGACGCTCGCCACGGTCGACGATCTGCTGGCCATTATTTTGATCGCCGTGTTCTTCTCGTCGCTCAACGACTGGTATTGGTTCCTTGGCATCGTCGTATGCGCCGTCGTGTGGGCGCTGCTGGTGCGTATGCGCCGCGTGCCGTGGATCGCCGTCGGCTGCGTGGGCATCCTCGCCTGGGTGATGATGTTCGAGGCCGGCGTGCATCCGACGCTGGCCGGCGTGCTGGTCGGTCTGCTCACTCCGTCGCGTGAGATGTACGGCGAGGCCAGTCCGCGCGCCGAACGTTATCACGACAAGCTGCAGCCGTTCTCCTCGTTGCTGGCCTTGCCGATTTTCGCCCTGTTCGCCACGGGCGTGCATTTCGACGCGCTCACTCCCGCGCTGATGGTCTCACCGGTGGTGGTGGGCATCATCGTGGCGTTGGTGGTCGGCAAGCCTCTGGGCATTATGATCACCGCCTGGGTCACCACACATATCGGCGGATTGAGTCTGCCGCGTGGGCTGCGCGTGCGGGATCTGCTGCCCGCCTCATGCGCGTGCGGCATCGGTTTCACCGTGTCCTTCCTGATCGCCTCGCTGGCCTATACGGATGCGGAGCTTTCGGCGGAGGCCCGTTTCGGTGTGCTGATGGCCTCGCTGATCGCGGCCGCCATCTCCGGTGTGCTGCTACACCGCCAATCCCAACGATACGAGGCGGAGCAGGCCTCTGAAACGGAAGGCAAGCGGAGCCTTGAAGCGATGTCCGAACAGGTCACCACACTGTCGGACGGCACGCAAAGCGTGACCATCGAAGCGTTCACACAGGAACAGTTGGCGCAGATCAAAGCGCGAAAACTACGGGAGAAAATACGCCAAAGGAGGCATGATGACCGAACATGA
- a CDS encoding LOG family protein: protein MMTEHETQSPLGSTYHRGPVIMRGDMIPQESTTANLLRSDQNADWLHMDPWRVLRIQSEFVDGFGALAELGPAISVFGSARVQEQDPDYQAAQTMGELIARQGIAVITGGGPGIMEAANRGAAMAGGRSVGLGIELPQEQGINEWVNLGMSFRYFFVRKTMFVKYSSGVIICPGGFGTLDEMFELLTLVQTHKVTSMPIVLFGRDYWQGLLDWLAGEVSGRGMIAPVDPHLVTVTDDPEEAVRVAVSGIR, encoded by the coding sequence ATGATGACCGAACATGAGACGCAATCGCCGTTAGGCAGCACCTATCACCGCGGTCCGGTGATTATGCGCGGCGACATGATTCCGCAGGAGAGCACCACCGCGAATCTGTTGCGCTCCGACCAGAACGCCGATTGGCTGCATATGGATCCATGGCGTGTGCTGCGCATCCAGTCCGAATTCGTGGACGGCTTCGGCGCGCTGGCCGAACTCGGTCCCGCGATATCGGTGTTCGGCTCCGCGCGCGTGCAGGAGCAGGATCCGGACTATCAGGCGGCGCAAACCATGGGAGAGCTTATCGCGCGGCAAGGAATCGCCGTGATCACCGGTGGAGGTCCCGGCATCATGGAGGCGGCCAACCGCGGTGCCGCCATGGCCGGCGGACGATCCGTGGGATTGGGCATCGAACTGCCCCAGGAACAGGGCATCAACGAGTGGGTGAACCTCGGTATGAGTTTCCGCTACTTCTTCGTGCGCAAAACCATGTTCGTCAAATACTCATCCGGCGTGATCATCTGCCCGGGAGGATTCGGCACTTTGGACGAGATGTTCGAACTGCTCACCCTTGTGCAGACGCATAAGGTCACGTCCATGCCGATCGTGCTGTTCGGGCGCGACTACTGGCAGGGATTGTTGGACTGGCTGGCGGGAGAGGTCAGCGGGCGCGGTATGATCGCGCCCGTAGATCCGCATCTGGTCACGGTCACCGACGATCCCGAAGAGGCTGTGCGCGTCGCCGTCAGCGGCATCCGTTAA
- a CDS encoding O-methyltransferase produces the protein MDRMQHTNHAKTWEFAEDRAFAHQSQALIEVRASAEQAGAPQTSAAQAELLSLMVTLTGAQSVIAVGTCSLVETLALLEGLRDGGQLTAVDSSAQGIAMIRNIFHTLEDETQTSLRAVNADVNVFLPRLNANDYDLIVVSGDAANYQATLDQAPRLLSERGAIVFTDVLARGGVLDAADRSEKTVAMRAFLESLEANEEFESTLTPDGTGMVIAVKR, from the coding sequence ATGGATAGAATGCAGCACACGAATCATGCCAAAACATGGGAGTTCGCCGAAGACCGTGCCTTCGCCCACCAAAGCCAGGCGCTTATCGAGGTTCGCGCCTCCGCGGAGCAGGCGGGAGCACCGCAGACTTCCGCGGCCCAGGCCGAACTGCTGTCGCTTATGGTCACGTTGACCGGCGCGCAGTCCGTGATCGCAGTGGGCACCTGCTCGTTGGTGGAGACGCTCGCACTGTTGGAGGGCCTGCGTGATGGCGGCCAGCTGACCGCGGTGGATTCCTCCGCGCAGGGCATCGCGATGATCCGCAACATCTTCCATACGCTGGAGGATGAGACCCAGACCTCGCTGCGCGCGGTGAACGCCGACGTGAACGTGTTCCTGCCACGCCTGAACGCGAACGACTATGACCTGATCGTGGTGTCGGGCGACGCGGCCAACTATCAGGCGACGCTCGACCAGGCGCCGCGACTGCTGAGCGAGCGTGGCGCCATCGTGTTCACCGATGTGCTGGCGCGGGGCGGCGTGCTCGATGCGGCCGACCGCAGTGAGAAAACCGTGGCGATGCGTGCCTTCCTCGAATCGTTGGAAGCCAATGAGGAATTCGAGTCGACGCTCACACCCGACGGCACCGGCATGGTGATCGCCGTCAAACGTTAA
- a CDS encoding succinate dehydrogenase/fumarate reductase iron-sulfur subunit — protein MTNTTVTLQIHRFTPRAERERDRARGGSPFAKKSSPFGDSGAASARRRPRGKQWVQEYVVAAGPEDSVLDLLLTIKRTMDPTLAFRYSCGHGMCGSDAVSINGTPNLLCTAMVKDWAKPAGSGPTADDEGFRATGDATTDSDNTAVPGSPIADADGSLGVIELAALPGFPVQRDLVADIDPMLDQIRKLKPYLQADGVLATTSEGKVDVFEYLQNPEQLARYETLTNCIACGVCEGLCPVYAGGDAFIGPAALIWASRFVNDSRDERTAERLEAIDTADGVAACQSVRACTRQCPRGIDVGEEMWQIVAKVRER, from the coding sequence ATGACCAACACCACCGTGACTTTGCAGATCCATCGTTTCACCCCACGCGCCGAACGTGAGCGCGACCGTGCGCGTGGCGGCAGCCCGTTCGCGAAGAAAAGCTCGCCGTTCGGTGACTCCGGCGCCGCGTCCGCGCGCCGTCGCCCGCGCGGCAAACAGTGGGTGCAGGAGTATGTGGTCGCCGCCGGCCCGGAGGACAGCGTGCTCGACCTGCTGCTGACCATCAAACGCACCATGGATCCGACTCTCGCCTTCCGGTATTCCTGTGGTCATGGCATGTGCGGTTCGGACGCGGTGTCGATCAACGGCACTCCGAACCTGCTGTGCACCGCCATGGTGAAGGATTGGGCGAAGCCCGCCGGCTCCGGTCCGACCGCCGATGATGAGGGATTCCGTGCGACCGGCGACGCCACGACCGATTCGGATAACACGGCCGTTCCCGGCTCCCCCATCGCCGACGCCGACGGCAGTCTGGGCGTGATCGAGCTCGCCGCGTTGCCTGGGTTCCCCGTGCAACGCGATCTCGTCGCCGACATCGATCCGATGCTCGACCAGATCCGCAAGCTCAAGCCCTATCTGCAGGCGGACGGCGTGCTCGCCACCACCAGCGAGGGCAAGGTCGACGTGTTCGAGTATCTGCAGAATCCCGAACAGCTGGCGCGATACGAGACGTTGACCAACTGCATCGCCTGCGGCGTGTGCGAGGGTCTGTGTCCGGTGTATGCCGGCGGCGACGCGTTCATCGGTCCGGCCGCGCTGATCTGGGCCAGCCGTTTCGTCAACGATTCGCGTGACGAGCGGACCGCCGAACGTCTGGAGGCCATCGACACGGCCGATGGCGTGGCCGCGTGCCAGTCGGTGCGCGCCTGCACGCGCCAATGCCCGCGTGGCATCGATGTGGGCGAGGAGATGTGGCAGATCGTGGCCAAGGTGCGCGAACGCTAG
- a CDS encoding FAD-binding protein, with product MSPKQLEDMYDAVVVGAGAAGLSATLGLLNSPEMEDLRAQGLEPKVLVVSKLQPLRSHTGSAEGGIAASLGNVDDDDWHWHYYDTVKGGDWLVDQDAALLLAQHAPETVINLERQGVAFSRTDEGRIAQRRFGGHTKNFGGEPAKRAAYAADRVGHQILHTLWQQCVAAGVEFAEEWYVTDLALTDDRSRVAGVVAYDTHTGKTHAVRAHNVLLATGGAGRLFHTTSNSWDLTGDGMALALAAGLQLEDAEFVQFHPTGLAHTGILLSEASRAEGGILRNADGEAFMARYAPEHKDLAARDVVSRSIMAEIDAGRGVADPKDPDGPKDCVWLDLTGVDEAHMLAVLPQVVETVKQYANLDPAKDWVPIKPTAHYTMGGIPVTTEGEVYQWADGARHIVAGLFAAGECSCVSVHGANRLGGNSLLDACLFGTRAGSSMAKRIADDPVDGPMADPDIDGTLEQAVDAVESTRQAELQPLLAGPAEPQDEVAPHDDNPYALMAELGGVMERAAAVRCDAASLAEAMAALRDDLSPRAQALTAHEKTAAFNQEVTAIWETRHLIALAEAVLTASDARHESRGSLKRTDFPERDDECFLAHSMTDGDGTVAWQPVRIVDMPPQKREY from the coding sequence ATGAGTCCGAAGCAGTTGGAAGATATGTATGATGCGGTGGTCGTCGGTGCCGGAGCGGCCGGACTGTCTGCGACGCTGGGGTTGTTGAACTCCCCGGAAATGGAGGATCTACGCGCGCAAGGCCTTGAACCGAAAGTGCTGGTGGTATCCAAACTCCAGCCGTTGCGTTCGCATACCGGTTCGGCCGAAGGCGGCATCGCCGCATCCTTGGGCAATGTGGACGACGACGATTGGCATTGGCATTATTACGACACCGTCAAAGGCGGCGACTGGTTGGTCGATCAGGACGCGGCGCTGCTGCTCGCCCAACACGCCCCTGAGACCGTGATCAATCTGGAGCGTCAGGGAGTGGCGTTCTCGCGCACCGACGAGGGTCGTATCGCGCAGCGGCGGTTCGGCGGCCACACCAAGAATTTCGGCGGAGAGCCGGCGAAACGCGCCGCGTACGCGGCCGACCGTGTGGGGCACCAGATCCTGCACACCCTATGGCAGCAATGCGTGGCCGCCGGCGTCGAATTCGCCGAGGAATGGTATGTGACCGATCTGGCGCTCACCGACGACAGGTCGCGTGTGGCCGGCGTGGTCGCCTACGACACGCATACGGGCAAAACACATGCCGTGCGCGCGCATAATGTGCTGTTGGCTACGGGCGGCGCGGGCCGTCTGTTCCACACCACATCGAATTCGTGGGATCTGACCGGAGACGGCATGGCGTTGGCCCTTGCCGCCGGACTGCAGCTGGAGGATGCGGAATTCGTGCAGTTCCATCCCACCGGTCTGGCCCATACCGGCATTCTGCTCTCCGAGGCGTCGCGTGCCGAAGGCGGCATCCTGCGCAATGCGGACGGCGAGGCCTTCATGGCCCGCTATGCGCCGGAACATAAGGATCTCGCGGCCCGCGACGTGGTCAGCCGCTCCATCATGGCCGAAATCGACGCCGGCCGCGGCGTGGCCGATCCCAAGGATCCGGACGGTCCGAAGGATTGCGTCTGGCTGGATCTGACCGGCGTCGACGAGGCGCATATGCTCGCCGTGCTGCCGCAAGTGGTGGAGACGGTCAAACAGTACGCGAACCTCGACCCGGCCAAGGATTGGGTGCCGATCAAACCGACCGCGCATTACACGATGGGAGGCATTCCCGTCACCACGGAGGGTGAGGTCTACCAATGGGCCGATGGTGCGCGTCATATCGTCGCCGGTTTGTTCGCCGCGGGCGAATGCTCCTGCGTGTCCGTGCATGGCGCGAACCGTTTGGGCGGCAATTCGCTGCTCGACGCCTGTCTGTTCGGCACACGCGCCGGCTCCTCGATGGCCAAGCGCATCGCCGACGACCCGGTGGACGGTCCGATGGCAGATCCCGATATCGACGGCACTTTGGAACAGGCCGTGGATGCCGTCGAATCCACCCGGCAGGCCGAACTGCAGCCCCTGCTTGCCGGCCCGGCCGAGCCACAAGACGAGGTCGCCCCACATGACGACAACCCGTACGCGCTGATGGCCGAACTGGGAGGCGTGATGGAGCGCGCCGCCGCCGTGCGCTGCGACGCCGCTAGTCTGGCCGAAGCGATGGCCGCGTTGCGAGACGATCTGTCGCCTCGTGCCCAGGCTCTGACCGCCCATGAGAAAACCGCCGCGTTCAACCAGGAGGTCACCGCCATCTGGGAGACCCGCCATCTTATCGCCCTGGCCGAAGCGGTGCTCACCGCCTCCGACGCGCGTCATGAGTCACGCGGTTCACTGAAACGCACCGATTTCCCCGAACGCGACGATGAATGTTTCCTCGCGCATTCGATGACCGACGGCGACGGCACGGTCGCCTGGCAGCCGGTGCGCATCGTGGACATGCCGCCGCAGAAGCGCGAATACTAA